GCTTCGCTGAACATCGTGCTGACCTCGCATGTCTGGCGCCAGGACCACAACGGCTTCTCGCATCAGGATCCGGGCTTCATCGATCTGGTGGTGAACAAGAAGGCGGACATCATCCGCGTCTACCTGCCGCCGGACGCGAACACGCTGCTGTGCGTGATCGACCGGTGCCTGCGCTCGCGCGATCTGGTCAACGTGATCGTGGCCGGGAAGAACGAGCAGCCGCAGTGGCTCGACATGGACGCGGCGGCCAAGCATTGCTCCGCGGGCATCGGCATTTTCGAATGGGCCAGCAACGACCGCGAAGCCGAGCCCGACGTCGTGCTGGCCTGCGCGGGGGACGTGCCGACGATTGAGACGCTCGCCGCGGTGGACCTGCTGCGCAGCCTCGCGCCCGAGCTGAAGATCAGAGTGGTCAACGTGGTGGACCTGATGACCCTGCAACCGAAGGAAGAGCATCCGCACGGGCTCTCCGATCGCGACTTCGACGCGCTGTTCACCACCGACAAGCCCATCATCTTCGCCTACCACGGTTATCCCTGGCTGATCCATCGGCTCACCTATCGCCGCACCAATCACAGGAACCTGCACGTACGCGGCTACAAGGAAGAAGGCACGACCACCACCCCGTTCGACATGGCGGTGTTGAACGACATCGACCGGTTCCATCTGGTGATGGATGTCGCCGACCGCGTGCCGCTGCTTGGGTCGAAGGCGGCCTACCTGAAGCAGGCGATGCGCGACAAGCGCATCGAGCACAAGCAGTACATCCTGAAACACGGGCAGGATCTGGCCGAGGTGCGCAACTGGAAATGGCCAGCCTGAGAGCCGCGGTGGAGGACCTCGGTCCTAGGGGGCGTCCATTCGCGGAGGCGACGTCACCATGAGAACCGGCACGATCGACGTATGGCTCGAACGCCTGCAGTGCGCCGAGCCACGAGCCTCCAAGCCCCACCATGACCAACGCCAGCGGCACCACGCAGCACACCGAAGCGCCGACAGATGCAGGCACGCTGGCTGCAAGTTGAGAGCACCGAGCGGTCGCGCATGAACCCTGCATTCTTCGGTCCGGGTCAGGCTAGAGCCCGTACCCAGCTACGGAGTCAAGCGCTGTCGGAGCGATCTGCGAGCGTTTCAATGATGGGGCAGCCTTCGTGGGGCTTGCGCCGGGCGCAGCTGCTGAGCACCGACTCCAGGACGCCTGCAATGCGGTCCAGATCAGCAATCTTGTCGCGCACGAGCCGAAGCTTGTTTCTGGCGAGCGCCTGCACGTCTTCGCAATCGGCGCTGGAAAGCCGGACCAGTCCGGCGATCTCCTCCAGAGAAAACCCCAACTGCTGGGCACGCTTCACGAAGCGCAGCCGAGCCACGTCGGATTGCGTGTACGAACGGAAGCTCGCGTAGGGCTTCGGCGGCGTGGGGAGCAGTC
This genomic interval from Burkholderiales bacterium contains the following:
- a CDS encoding MerR family transcriptional regulator, with product MRIGELAKAVGVGVETVRYYQRIGLLPTPPKPYASFRSYTQSDVARLRFVKRAQQLGFSLEEIAGLVRLSSADCEDVQALARNKLRLVRDKIADLDRIAGVLESVLSSCARRKPHEGCPIIETLADRSDSA